A genomic segment from Leptolyngbyaceae cyanobacterium encodes:
- the gltD gene encoding glutamate synthase small subunit yields MGKPTGFIEYLRELPSELAPLDRIRNWDEFHLPMEEEKLRTQGARCMDCGTPFCHTGSLISGMASGCPINNLIPEWNDLVYRGLWKEALDRLHKTNNFPEFTGRVCPAPCEGSCVLGITNPPVTIKNIECSIIDKGWEEGWIEPEPPTKRTGKKVAVIGSGPAGLVAAAQMNKAGHWVTVFERADRPGGLLMYGIPNMKLDKENVVLRRLKVLEEEGVKFICNTEVGKDFPAENLLKEFDAVILCTGATRPRDLPIEGRDLKGIYFAMDFLTANTKAVLDNSKNADFISAEGKDVVIIGGGDTGTDCVGTSVRHGCNSVVQLEILPKPPQSRAADNPWPEWPKVYKMDYGQEEAAAKFGDDPRVYLTTATKFEGDENGNVKAVHTVQIQWDKNEKGQFVPKPIAGTEKVIPTQLVLLAMGFLGPEQPLLDALGLERDARSNVKADYGKYATSIPGVFAAGDCRRGQSLVVWAFNEGRGAARECDLYLMGSSDLP; encoded by the coding sequence ATGGGAAAACCAACTGGCTTTATCGAATATCTGCGGGAACTACCTTCTGAACTAGCACCGCTCGATCGCATTCGCAACTGGGACGAGTTCCACCTGCCGATGGAGGAGGAGAAACTCCGCACCCAAGGCGCACGGTGTATGGATTGTGGCACGCCGTTTTGCCACACCGGAAGTCTGATCAGTGGGATGGCGAGTGGTTGTCCGATCAACAACCTGATCCCGGAATGGAATGATTTGGTGTATCGGGGACTGTGGAAAGAAGCACTCGATCGCTTACACAAAACCAACAACTTCCCCGAATTCACCGGGCGCGTTTGTCCCGCACCCTGCGAAGGTTCCTGCGTTCTGGGAATCACTAATCCACCAGTCACGATTAAAAATATCGAATGTTCGATTATTGATAAAGGCTGGGAAGAAGGCTGGATCGAACCGGAACCGCCCACCAAGCGCACTGGCAAGAAAGTGGCCGTGATCGGTTCTGGCCCAGCGGGACTGGTGGCTGCTGCCCAAATGAACAAGGCGGGTCATTGGGTAACGGTGTTTGAAAGGGCCGATCGCCCAGGCGGTTTGCTGATGTACGGCATTCCCAACATGAAGCTAGACAAGGAAAACGTCGTGTTGCGCCGCCTGAAAGTGTTGGAAGAAGAAGGGGTGAAATTCATCTGCAACACCGAAGTGGGTAAAGATTTTCCCGCCGAAAATCTCCTTAAAGAATTTGATGCCGTTATCCTCTGCACTGGGGCCACCAGACCCCGTGATTTGCCGATCGAAGGACGGGATTTGAAGGGCATTTACTTCGCGATGGACTTCCTGACTGCCAACACCAAGGCAGTTTTGGATAACAGCAAAAACGCTGATTTCATTTCCGCAGAAGGCAAAGATGTAGTAATCATTGGTGGTGGCGATACGGGTACTGACTGCGTTGGTACTTCCGTCCGCCACGGTTGCAATAGCGTCGTCCAACTGGAAATTCTGCCCAAACCGCCCCAAAGTCGTGCTGCTGACAATCCGTGGCCAGAATGGCCGAAAGTCTATAAGATGGACTACGGTCAAGAGGAAGCTGCTGCTAAGTTTGGTGATGACCCCCGCGTGTATCTCACCACGGCTACTAAGTTTGAAGGGGATGAAAACGGCAACGTGAAAGCGGTTCACACTGTCCAAATCCAGTGGGATAAAAACGAGAAAGGTCAGTTCGTTCCTAAACCGATCGCAGGTACGGAAAAAGTTATCCCCACCCAGTTAGTGTTGCTGGCAATGGGTTTCCTCGGCCCCGAACAACCACTACTGGATGCTTTGGGATTAGAACGGGATGCCCGCAGCAACGTGAAAGCTGACTACGGCAAATATGCAACGAGTATTCCTGGCGTGTTTGCTGCTGGTGACTGCCGTCGCGGTCAAAGCCTAGTAGTTTGGGCGTTTAATGAAGGTCGCGGTGCCGCCCGCGAGTGCGATTTGTACTTGATGGGTAGCAGTGATTTGCCTTAG
- a CDS encoding DUF5615 family PIN-like protein: MKISFQADADLNQAIVTGILRREPTIDFQTSNLSNLSGLSDVEVLKLAADEGRVLVSHDQRTMPKYFAEFVVSQTSAGVIIILQSLPISQAINNLIEIWQTMEKEDWVNRIAYLPL, encoded by the coding sequence ATGAAAATTAGCTTTCAAGCAGACGCCGACCTTAATCAAGCAATCGTGACAGGGATTTTGAGACGCGAACCAACCATTGATTTTCAAACATCAAACCTATCAAATTTAAGTGGCTTGAGCGATGTGGAAGTTTTGAAATTGGCGGCGGATGAGGGTAGAGTTTTGGTTTCTCACGACCAAAGAACGATGCCGAAATATTTTGCTGAGTTTGTTGTAAGTCAAACAAGTGCAGGTGTAATAATTATATTACAAAGTTTGCCAATTAGCCAAGCAATAAATAATCTAATCGAGATATGGCAGACAATGGAAAAAGAAGACTGGGTTAATCGCATTGCGTACCTACCTCTGTGA
- a CDS encoding group 1 truncated hemoglobin: protein MTLYEKVGGQEAVKEIVDDFYQRVLADDTVNYFFAHTDMEKQRRHQTAFISYALGGPQYSGRSMEKAHAGLNLQPEHFDAIAKHLGEALADRHLPQEDINTVLNHVATLKDAVLYK, encoded by the coding sequence ATGACATTATACGAAAAAGTAGGCGGACAAGAAGCAGTCAAAGAAATAGTCGATGATTTTTACCAACGGGTTTTGGCAGATGATACTGTCAACTATTTTTTTGCTCATACAGATATGGAAAAGCAGCGCCGTCATCAAACTGCTTTTATTTCCTATGCTTTGGGTGGCCCTCAATACAGCGGACGCTCAATGGAAAAAGCACACGCAGGTTTAAATTTACAACCAGAACATTTTGATGCGATCGCAAAACATTTGGGGGAAGCACTAGCCGATCGCCATCTGCCTCAGGAGGATATTAATACAGTCTTAAACCATGTTGCTACTTTAAAGGACGCTGTTTTGTACAAGTAA
- a CDS encoding glycoside hydrolase family 10 protein, whose translation MKLHFIPRKWWRSLKYLSLLFLASFTTVLLAGQPIAAIEQPPFPEGEILQPPLTQEEIPQPSFPEIRGVWMTKNDSEILMDRPKLQEATSQLARLNFNTIYPVVWNSGYVLYESDVARQTGIQPFVRKGFQEQDILADLVTISHQQGLLVIPWFEFGFMAPPVSELTLNHPDWITQKQDGSQTSIGAAGEVVWLNPFHPEVQKFITDLVLEVVTKYDVDGIQFDDHTSLPNSFGYDDYTIALYKKETERNPPSNPSDPAWVRWRADKITAFMTQLNQAVKQVKPNTIFSVAPNPYSTAYNSHLQDWLTWVRQGIVDELIVQVYRPDLLSFVEQILRPEIAEARQQIPTGVGILTGLRNRPIPIQQIQDKVQAARDRGLGVSFFFYESLWDYAPEPIEERKSNFQALFSLPASRFSMK comes from the coding sequence ATGAAACTGCATTTTATTCCTAGAAAATGGTGGCGATCGCTCAAGTATCTTTCTCTACTTTTTCTAGCATCATTCACCACCGTATTGTTGGCAGGTCAACCGATCGCAGCGATCGAGCAACCACCTTTTCCGGAAGGGGAAATTTTACAACCACCCCTTACCCAAGAAGAGATTCCACAACCATCTTTTCCAGAAATTCGCGGCGTTTGGATGACCAAAAATGACAGTGAAATACTCATGGATCGCCCCAAACTCCAAGAAGCCACCAGTCAACTAGCGCGACTGAATTTCAACACCATCTATCCCGTAGTATGGAATTCTGGCTACGTCTTGTATGAAAGTGATGTAGCACGACAAACTGGTATTCAACCTTTTGTTCGGAAAGGATTTCAAGAACAAGATATCTTAGCTGACCTAGTAACAATATCCCATCAGCAAGGCTTGTTAGTAATACCTTGGTTCGAGTTCGGTTTCATGGCACCTCCAGTATCGGAATTGACATTAAATCATCCTGACTGGATTACCCAAAAACAAGACGGTAGCCAAACTTCTATCGGCGCTGCTGGTGAGGTAGTTTGGCTGAATCCTTTTCATCCAGAAGTGCAAAAATTCATCACCGATTTGGTATTGGAAGTTGTCACTAAATATGATGTAGATGGAATTCAGTTTGACGATCATACCAGTTTGCCAAACTCATTTGGCTACGATGATTACACGATCGCTTTGTACAAAAAAGAAACCGAGCGAAATCCCCCTTCTAATCCTAGCGACCCTGCCTGGGTGCGCTGGCGGGCAGACAAAATTACCGCTTTCATGACTCAATTGAATCAAGCGGTCAAACAAGTCAAACCTAATACTATTTTTTCAGTTGCTCCTAATCCTTATAGCACTGCTTACAACAGCCATTTGCAAGACTGGTTAACGTGGGTACGTCAGGGAATTGTCGATGAATTAATCGTGCAAGTTTATCGTCCCGATTTATTAAGTTTTGTCGAACAAATCCTTCGTCCGGAAATTGCAGAAGCACGACAACAAATTCCTACTGGAGTGGGTATTTTAACGGGGTTGAGAAATCGACCGATTCCCATACAACAAATTCAAGATAAAGTACAAGCTGCACGCGATCGCGGTTTGGGCGTGTCTTTCTTCTTTTATGAAAGTCTTTGGGATTATGCACCAGAACCGATCGAAGAACGAAAATCAAATTTTCAAGCGCTTTTTAGTTTACCCGCTTCTCGTTTTTCAATGAAATAA
- a CDS encoding lipoxygenase family protein, giving the protein MTFNSKEFFSGGKKRPPLLPQNDPSPTLRQQDIKNGQAEYQFIYPYTNSLPMVTKVPGSAQPSLSWYLLVAESLLAILANSLSITRKIEPNQFMAQSKVGDIYKQFLERKSKARNPEELKRFIEDIISSIEQTEKALTPPNLSNLKDSVKERFLGSTTPDIDDYENLFRKISLPEIALDFQSDEVFARLRVAGPNPLVLRRIDALPDKFPVTNEHYQTAIKDSQDTLIAAGREGRLYLADYAVLGKISNGNFPAKQKYLSAPLALFVVPKGYSGLWPLRPVAIQLGQNADENAIVTPNPNNPNDPNWLIAKTIVQIADANHHELISHLGRTHLFVEPFVIFTHRCLASNHPLRILLLPHFEGTVNINYLARTQLVAPEGQVDTLLAGTISTSLQTTVEDLQQFSFNQSMFPKDLELRGVNDEKLLPDYPYRDDGMQIWNAIHQWVSDYLSIYYLKDADVQRDTELQAWFADLISPNGGCIKDMGENGVLRSKSYLIDAVAHIIFTASAQHAAVNFPQANIMTYAPAMPLAGYAPTPTSINSLTESDFFNLLPPLDQAKTQLDVLYLLGSVYYTTLGNYDRNYFTDERVKQPLANFQTQLKTIERQIQAKNNHQGDLADSSRLPYTFLLPSRIPQSINI; this is encoded by the coding sequence ATGACATTTAATTCAAAAGAGTTTTTTTCTGGAGGTAAGAAAAGACCACCTTTACTTCCACAAAATGACCCATCACCCACCCTTCGTCAACAAGATATCAAAAATGGGCAAGCAGAGTATCAATTTATCTATCCCTACACCAACTCGTTACCGATGGTAACTAAAGTACCTGGGAGCGCTCAACCTTCTTTAAGCTGGTATTTATTGGTAGCTGAATCTCTGTTGGCAATTCTAGCTAATTCCCTTTCAATCACCAGGAAAATCGAGCCTAATCAATTTATGGCTCAATCTAAAGTAGGGGATATTTACAAACAGTTTTTGGAGCGGAAAAGTAAAGCTAGAAACCCTGAGGAATTAAAGCGTTTTATCGAAGATATCATTTCTTCGATCGAGCAAACAGAAAAAGCATTGACTCCCCCAAATTTGAGCAATTTAAAAGATTCTGTAAAAGAAAGATTTTTGGGCTCGACAACTCCCGATATTGACGATTACGAAAATCTTTTTCGGAAAATATCTTTACCGGAAATAGCTTTAGATTTCCAAAGCGACGAAGTATTTGCTCGCTTGCGAGTGGCTGGCCCAAATCCGCTGGTGTTGAGACGGATCGATGCTTTACCAGACAAATTTCCGGTGACTAACGAACACTATCAAACAGCGATTAAAGATTCTCAAGACACCCTCATCGCAGCTGGACGAGAAGGGCGTCTTTATCTAGCTGACTACGCAGTTCTCGGCAAAATCAGCAATGGGAATTTTCCAGCCAAACAAAAATATTTAAGCGCTCCTTTAGCTTTATTTGTGGTTCCTAAAGGATACAGTGGTTTATGGCCTTTGCGTCCGGTGGCGATTCAATTGGGACAAAATGCCGATGAAAATGCGATCGTCACCCCTAACCCAAACAATCCCAACGATCCCAACTGGTTAATTGCCAAAACGATCGTGCAAATTGCCGATGCAAATCATCATGAATTAATTTCCCATCTCGGACGTACTCACTTATTTGTGGAACCTTTCGTCATTTTCACTCATCGTTGTTTAGCTAGCAACCATCCTTTGCGGATTTTATTGCTACCGCATTTTGAAGGAACTGTAAATATTAATTACCTTGCACGTACCCAATTAGTTGCACCAGAGGGTCAAGTGGATACTTTACTAGCAGGTACTATCAGCACATCTTTGCAAACTACTGTAGAAGATTTACAACAATTTTCTTTCAATCAATCAATGTTTCCCAAAGATCTTGAATTGCGGGGAGTAAATGACGAAAAACTTTTGCCAGATTATCCTTATCGCGATGATGGGATGCAAATCTGGAATGCCATCCATCAATGGGTGTCAGATTATCTGTCGATTTATTATCTAAAAGATGCTGACGTGCAAAGAGATACAGAACTGCAAGCTTGGTTTGCCGATTTGATTTCTCCCAATGGGGGTTGCATTAAGGATATGGGTGAGAATGGCGTTTTGCGATCGAAATCTTATCTGATCGATGCGGTCGCTCATATTATCTTTACCGCCAGCGCTCAACACGCTGCGGTTAATTTCCCGCAAGCTAATATCATGACATACGCGCCTGCAATGCCTCTGGCTGGTTACGCCCCAACTCCTACATCGATTAACTCTTTAACCGAGTCAGATTTCTTTAATCTATTGCCACCTTTAGACCAAGCCAAAACTCAGTTAGATGTTTTGTACTTACTTGGTTCGGTTTACTATACTACTTTGGGAAATTACGATCGCAATTACTTCACTGACGAACGAGTAAAACAACCTTTAGCCAATTTTCAAACTCAGTTGAAGACAATTGAGAGACAGATTCAAGCTAAAAATAATCACCAAGGAGATTTGGCTGATTCGTCACGTCTTCCCTATACCTTTTTACTTCCCTCCCGAATTCCTCAGAGTATCAACATCTGA
- a CDS encoding type II toxin-antitoxin system RelE/ParE family toxin has product MSYAVLIPKPVQKQLDNLPEDVRSRIVEKVVSLGEEPRPPGVKKLKGFENEYRVRVGDYRVRYEVNDETSTVIVLHCKHRRDIYRK; this is encoded by the coding sequence ATGAGTTATGCAGTTCTCATCCCTAAACCTGTTCAAAAGCAACTCGATAATTTACCAGAAGATGTTCGTAGCCGAATTGTTGAGAAAGTAGTGTCACTTGGGGAAGAACCGCGTCCACCAGGAGTAAAAAAGCTGAAAGGGTTTGAAAATGAGTATCGAGTACGAGTTGGCGATTATCGAGTCCGCTATGAAGTCAATGACGAAACATCAACTGTCATAGTTCTCCACTGCAAACATCGCAGAGATATTTATCGAAAATGA
- a CDS encoding DUF433 domain-containing protein translates to MSAAIITTKQYIEEREGCYRVVGKRVSLDSIVYAFLAGQSPESIVQSFPVLTLEEVYGAITFYLANRTNIDAYLSEGEQLFETLKQQTRENNSLLYQKLYTQES, encoded by the coding sequence ATGAGTGCAGCAATTATCACAACTAAACAGTATATTGAAGAACGAGAAGGTTGCTACCGAGTAGTTGGAAAGCGAGTTTCTCTAGATTCAATTGTTTATGCTTTCCTAGCAGGACAATCCCCAGAAAGCATAGTTCAATCATTTCCAGTGCTAACGTTAGAAGAAGTTTATGGAGCAATTACCTTTTACCTAGCTAATCGCACAAACATAGATGCTTATTTATCGGAGGGAGAGCAACTTTTTGAAACCTTAAAGCAGCAAACTAGAGAAAATAACTCATTGCTGTATCAAAAACTCTACACTCAGGAAAGCTAG
- a CDS encoding YgiT-type zinc finger protein has translation MINHQWQETFVEQKVTYTLEMDGKFFIIENVPARVCVETGEQFFSPETVERIQQTIWGKEKPKRVIETPVYEFIAG, from the coding sequence ATGATTAATCACCAATGGCAAGAAACATTTGTAGAACAGAAAGTTACTTACACCCTAGAAATGGATGGAAAATTCTTTATTATTGAAAATGTACCCGCACGAGTTTGCGTGGAGACAGGCGAACAGTTCTTTTCTCCTGAAACTGTGGAACGCATCCAGCAAACGATCTGGGGGAAGGAAAAACCTAAACGAGTTATTGAAACGCCAGTATACGAGTTTATAGCAGGTTAA
- a CDS encoding RNA-binding protein, translating to MSIYVGNLSYQVTEEDLSAVFAEYGSVKRVQLPTDRETGRLRGFAFVEMSSEAEETAAIEALDGAEWMGRDMKVNKAKPREDRGSFGGGGGGGNRRNNSFSRRY from the coding sequence ATGTCTATTTATGTAGGCAATCTTTCCTACCAAGTTACTGAAGAAGACCTGAGCGCCGTTTTTGCGGAATATGGTTCCGTAAAGCGAGTTCAGTTACCTACCGATCGGGAAACAGGCCGTTTGCGTGGGTTTGCTTTTGTAGAGATGAGTAGTGAAGCTGAAGAAACGGCTGCTATTGAAGCCCTTGACGGTGCTGAGTGGATGGGCCGTGACATGAAAGTTAATAAAGCGAAACCTCGTGAAGACCGGGGTTCTTTTGGTGGTGGTGGCGGTGGTGGTAATCGCCGCAACAACAGTTTCTCTCGTCGATACTAA